The genomic stretch CCAAAGAACAAAAGCAAATTAGGGGACATTCTTAACTACTTAGCAAAACACAATACATTACCTTCTCTAGTATCAGTGATGACCTCTGCACATTTCCAATGAGAGATATAATTGATCTGTGCTGTAGAAGATTGACAACAGCAATTTTCCCAAGTTCTTCCGCGACATGGTCAAGTTCCTGCAAGGAAGATACGGTATTCAATGAGAACTTATATAAGAATTGCAAGCGAAAATATGTTGTGTGCACGTGATTGGCTACCATTTTTCCATACTATGCACCGACAAGAACGAACATGCATAAAATGAAAAACCATAACAAAACATACGCGGACAATTTAATAAAGCTTAGATGCATGTGTCAAGTAAATTCCAGAAAATTATAACCAGtcagaagaaaaggaagatgaGATCATACACTTGCCTGCCGAATAAGCTCTCTGCTCCAAAGCTTTGAGGGATCCAGTGTCAAGGAAATACTAACTTCACTGGTAGCAACAACATCAACTGATATGCCCAAATCTTCGAAAGTTGTAAATACCTACAtggaaaatattataaatataagcCACCAAGTTATCAAGAGGACAACCTACAGAAAAAAGGTAATTTGTTTTCTCACCTTGGCAAGAAATCCATATTGACCCAGCATGCGAGTGCTAACAATATCCAACATAGTCACATTCCTTTTCAAAACGATGCTGGTTAATACAGCCTGCAATTGAGACAAAGAAAACGCAATGAAGTGGGAAGCATTTTGACAGCGGAGTTCAATTTTCCAGCAGACTACTTTTACAAACCTTGCTCATATCTCTTGCATGGGTGATAACAGTACCGGGAGCATTAGGGTTGTATGAATTTTTAACCCTCACTGGAATATCAGCCTCTCTGGCTGGTCTCATGGACTGTGGATGCAAGACCTGCAAGAAGGTAAGAAAAATGattaaatcatgttttctttttttcttgttgaacaaaaacaattgtaactaaAATACAGGTGGTCCAAAGCACCTCAAATCATTAGAAGAGGAAAACTGAGTATTTAAAGTCAGAAAAAAGCTGTATCAAATAAGTCAGAAACCATTGCGTCTAATATTGGCACTTAATAAGAGAAGTGTTGCGAATATTTATGAATATTTAGTATCATTATTGATACCTGAGCACCAAAATATGCAAGTTCGGCAGCCTCTTCAAATGTCAAATATGGTACAGGTTGTGCACGCTGATATATGTTAGGATCACATGTCAAAACGCCATCAACATCCTTCCACACCTGTACGACATTGAGAAATAGGTCATATTTTGCTATTTTTAGAAGAACTAGGAAATTGGGCAAAAAAGTGAAATATTATTTGAACTCACCTGAATTTCTCGTAACCCCAATGCTTTACCAATGGTTGTAGCTGTCAAATCACTACCACCTCTACCCAGTGTAGTCACAGCACATGATCTCCATCCCTGCAACCAGAAAAACAGTGTCTATGGTGTTAATggatgaaattttcaaaaactgaagATACGTTGAAGTTAGCCAGAAGGGACACCTTTCCAAGGAAACCAGTAACAACTGGAATAGCAGGATCACATATCCAATCACCATGTAACCTCTTTGCGACAGCCGGATAAGTTGCCTCCAAAATGTCCGCATTTGTGAAGTCATCTGTGGTTATAAACCCAATTTCGAAGGCATCATACTGCCAAAACAACAAACACACAATCATATGAATTTTCTATCAGCAATAATGGTGCTAACAAACAATTAGGAATTCTTCAGAAATTACAGCAGGAAATTTGAGAGCACTTTTcaccattaaattaaattggaaAAGAACATACTTGGCGGGCTTTAACGCCAATCTTATTCAGATAGGCAACAAAAAGCCGCGTGGACATGCATTCCCCAAATGAAACCAGATAGTCTTTGGTTCGTAAAGTCAACTCTTTCATCATAGCAATTCCCTTCAGAAGTTGTTCCAGTTCTTTGAGGTGTGCTGCAAATCAGGGATAACGGGTATAGCCAAAAAAATCAGTAGGATTACAATGAACATTGGTATACAAAGCCACCTTTAGGCTGCTTAATATTTTGAACTTGCTGATATACAAAACAAAGATCATAATTTGCTTTATAATAAAAAAGTTAACTGTAAGTGCGGGTAAGAAAAGAAACTCACATGAAATGATGGAGCTGTCCACTCCAAGTTCTTCCACAGTCCTATTCAGAATAGGGTGATGCACAATGAGAAAAAATCGAAAATCGAATTCTTTTTCCTAAAACAATtatagaagaaagaaaaatatttcacTGCTCTCACCTGAGATGTAATTCTTTTATGAAGCTCAACTCATCAATCATAGATACATTGGTAACACCGCAAGTGACGGCCTTTTCTCCTGCCTACTCATGAGAAACCAATCTGACCGTAAGTTGTTAATGGTAAGAAATGAAGGGATAAAATGTTGGATGACATATCAAGTAATGTTCATATAAAGTGGTACCAGTAGGAGTTTGTTAGTTGTCTTTCCCATGGCAGAAAGAACAATGACAGGCCTCTCTTGTGGGAAGCTGAGTATAAGATCAGCAACCTCCCTCATTCTCTCTGCAGAAGCCACCGAGGAGCCACCAAACTTCATAACGCACGTCAATTGTTTCTCATTCTCGCCTAGGCTTTGATTGTCAGTCCGTTTCTTTTCAAGAACATCTGCAATCCCTCTCTCGCAACTGACTCTCAAAACCCTGCTCGTACAAGAAAAGTCTTTCGCACTTGCATAGAATCCATTGCTGGAAGCGACACAAGTTGCGAAACCAAGACTTTGTGACAAAAGTGGTTGATTGAATTGCAAAGATCTTTCTGAGGATGCAGGGCACAGAGTTTTAACTCCGGAAAAATGCAAGGCGGTCACCATTCTAAAGATAAGTTATTCCGACTAATGTTGTGAACGGAGTGTCTGAAACAGTTGATTGTTATGGCGCACAGAGTGAGAAACTCAAGATCCCGACACAGAACCGGTTTATCGAATTTCGAACTTGAGCAGCAGCTCAATCTGCAAAATTTCATAGCTTGATTGAATAATTTCAGAAGTAAACAAACAGCTAAAAGGACATAAAGCAGATAATTTCAAAATCTTAGTTTTGTTTGAAGTAAAACGGAGAGAAGCAATTAATTCATtagaaaactaacgaaaatgatttaaaatttttgaattttaaaaataatgataaaataaaaagtaaaatgaataatattaaaattaattttttaatttaaaaatataattttttgtcaaaataaatactattaaaattctctaaattcatTTGCATTGATATTAGAGTGGTGAGGGGACAGCATTCATGTATAAATGCAcgacacacaacacaaacaagACAAAAGTAAGAGAGATTGAAAAGTACCTTGAGAAGATAGAGAGATCAAAAAGATGAGACCTAACCAAACGTAGAGCCTCCAACAACGGAACGGCGCGGCGGAAACGgaatgcagagagagagaggcggcAGAGGCTCTGTGGTCCGTCGTTGAAGATTCAGAGCATTGAGAGGGCGAGCTGGCGAGCTGGCCGCAAAACTCTCTCAATACTCAAGGAATGCCGAAGGAATACCCGGAAGACAGACAGATAGACACACAaataaaccaaaccaaacccaacccTGGCGGCGCCTCTTCTTTTCGACAGTgttgtgttgtttgtttttgACGCAGCACCAAGGTTTTTGACTTACAAGTTCTGAGTCCACCAGAATTTGACAGAAATTTCGTATGGGGATGCCGCTGACAGAAAAAGTGAGGTTGGcggtttaaaaatagaaaagttGGACCAAACGTGGAGTCCAGAATTGTCTGCGTCTCCCATGGCGCGGTTCGCGTGGACACGTATTGACTCAGTTAGTACTGTGGGCCTCCATTCAGACTGTTTCAACAAGTACTTCCTTTGATTTGTCAAACAACGTTTTGGCACCGATTGCAAAGAAGCTTTTCTTTCTTAAGGTCCAAATTGCGTCCCAAGTTTAAACCTCGCTCTAATCTAACTTAGAGTATTAACATCGCTTGCAATTAAAAACAACTCGCAAAGAGACATTGTAGCCTACTCATGCATGCACAAGTAAACAACAACAGAGAGGAAATTAATATCAAGAGCTGAAGTTAGTTACTGAAGATAAGAGAGCAGTTTTGCCTGATGATTCAACATAACATAATCCACTACAACAAAAcagatgataaaaaaaaactaaatctacgGGCATCATCGGCTGACATTCTTCGAGTTAAGCTCTATCGATGGAACAaagagaggagaaggaagcCGTTGCATTTGCAAACTAGCTAGCTGAGTTGAGGGTGCCTGCCTGCCttcatttcttccaattgtaAGGCTCCAATTTGTAATGCTCGAGTAACAGTTACATCATCATATCATGAAATCCAGCTGAATCCAAAAGTACTGCTTTTATTTGCTCTGGCAAGAACTGGTTTTCCCTGCATTGCTGTTCAACATACAAGGGATTATAATTTGTGTGTCCCTACTTAACCCAAAAACTTTACTACTGCAAAAGATACAGTAAGAATACCAAAGTTGTATTTCATGACATTCCCGGAAAAAAAGGCTCAGATGCAACCGAAGCAGTTTTTATGCCAATCAAACTTTGTGACCAATCTCAAGTAATCCTTTTGGGATTAAAATCTTTATCTGATAGTCTATCTTCCAAACACAGTAGAATAGAAGCTTGAAGTTCAGAAGCAGCAAACATAGCAAACTCATCTTTCATATCTCCCATAGTAAAATTGAAGATTTTTACACATAGTCAGGATAATACTATATATTAGATCTGGATGTCAAAAGGTAAagcaccaaaaattaaaaagcagAACAGATAgatatgcgtgtgtgtgtgttaattTGTGTTAGTAAAATTCACCCTTATGCTTCATATCCAGAAACTGTACACTGTAAAAACAGTCTCAGCAATTCGCTATCCCAAAAAGAAACATACCTCAGCTCGGAACACATCTAAAGCAAACCCATTGAAGCAGCTGATCACAGCCTGCTGGACGTCCAAATCAAGGTTATCCAAGGCCCTCATGGTTGAGAGTAAGAGACCTGGTCTCCGAGAACAGAACATGTGGATATTAACAGTTCGCCCTTCCCTTACCCGAACCTCCACCTGCAAAATACAGTTGACCAAATATTACAAGTTAAAGAAAAATCCTCAATCATACTTTATGCACCTTTTACATGCTTCAAACTACAAAACCAGGTGAATAAAACTTACCTTCGGCTGAGTTTTGGGGCTTAGCAAGGAGCTCGGGCAGAGCTCTTCTTTAACACGGCAGGGAAGGGTGGATGGAGTGGGTGTCAACGGATGAAAACTTGTTGAAGCAGGCAGCAAAGAACCGGGTGGAGCTGACTCCAGCTCGTTATGGAGGTCATTAATCCTTTGTAGAAGCTCTTTCAAATAATCAATTGCATCCCCTAGTATGGACGCCCTATCCATCTGTTTACAACATGACAGAATACTCATCAGGTATTATGACTAATGAGCGAGAAGCCACAAATCACACAGGAAGATAAATCACCCAAACAATCGCCAAACTTCAGGCAATATCAAGAGCCATCAGATCTGTCATGGATTTTCCAAAATATTAACTTCCTTCAAGTAAAACGACCAATTCGATGTAAAACAGCACGGGTACTTCTCTTATACATCAATACAATGGTATGAATACATTGCTTTCTAAATGGCTTAAATTCACTGTAATTCTTCCACGCAAATTCCGCTGTTAAATTCAGCTAATTCACATACTTATAGTACTAGTTAAAATGAAAAACGAGAGAAACACAATATAATTAGAACAAGAAACTCACATAAACTAACATAAAAAGACGGGGAAAGCACAAAGACTACATCTTCAAAGGAACAaggcaaaaataaattaatggaGAACTACGTCTAAGTATAGATGGTACAGAAAATG from Pyrus communis chromosome 7, drPyrComm1.1, whole genome shotgun sequence encodes the following:
- the LOC137739613 gene encoding aspartokinase 2, chloroplastic-like isoform X1 produces the protein MVTALHFSGVKTLCPASSERSLQFNQPLLSQSLGFATCVASSNGFYASAKDFSCTSRVLRVSCERGIADVLEKKRTDNQSLGENEKQLTCVMKFGGSSVASAERMREVADLILSFPQERPVIVLSAMGKTTNKLLLAGEKAVTCGVTNVSMIDELSFIKELHLRTVEELGVDSSIISSHLKELEQLLKGIAMMKELTLRTKDYLVSFGECMSTRLFVAYLNKIGVKARQYDAFEIGFITTDDFTNADILEATYPAVAKRLHGDWICDPAIPVVTGFLGKGWRSCAVTTLGRGGSDLTATTIGKALGLREIQVWKDVDGVLTCDPNIYQRAQPVPYLTFEEAAELAYFGAQVLHPQSMRPAREADIPVRVKNSYNPNAPGTVITHARDMSKAVLTSIVLKRNVTMLDIVSTRMLGQYGFLAKVFTTFEDLGISVDVVATSEVSISLTLDPSKLWSRELIRQASELDHVAEELGKIAVVNLLQHRSIISLIGNVQRSSLILEKAFQVLRTIGVNVQMISQGASKVNISLVVNDDEAEQCVRALHQAFFGNDLFEVECGSENGSVLVSAQH
- the LOC137739613 gene encoding aspartokinase 2, chloroplastic-like isoform X2 produces the protein MVTALHFSGVKTLCPASSERSLQFNQPLLSQSLGFATCVASSNGFYASAKDFSCTSRVLRVSCERGIADVLEKKRTDNQSLGENEKQLTCVMKFGGSSVASAERMREVADLILSFPQERPVIVLSAMGKTTNKLLLAGEKAVTCGVTNVSMIDELSFIKELHLRTVEELGVDSSIISSHLKELEQLLKGIAMMKELTLRTKDYLVSFGECMSTRLFVAYLNKIGVKARQYDAFEIGFITTDDFTNADILEATYPAVAKRLHGDWICDPAIPVVTGFLGKGWRSCAVTTLGRGGSDLTATTIGKALGLREIQVWKDVDGVLTCDPNIYQRAQPVPYLTFEEAAELAYFGAQVLHPQSMRPAREADIPVRVKNSYNPNAPGTVITHARDMSKAVLTSIVLKRNVTMLDIVSTRMLGQYGFLAKVFTTFEDLGISVDVVATSEVSISLTLDPSKLWSRELIRQELDHVAEELGKIAVVNLLQHRSIISLIGNVQRSSLILEKAFQVLRTIGVNVQMISQGASKVNISLVVNDDEAEQCVRALHQAFFGNDLFEVECGSENGSVLVSAQH